Proteins found in one Tumebacillus sp. BK434 genomic segment:
- a CDS encoding ribose-phosphate pyrophosphokinase, whose product MKRPVDDVKIFSGSSNPELAKAVCRMLGVPLGEAKLSRFQSGETYVSIGESVRGADVYVFQSFCHPVNDHFVELLVMIDALKRSSAGMINVILPYYGYARQEKQDQPREPITAKLLADVLTTVGAERVITMDLHAPAIQGFFNIPVDHMTALDLIADYLRGKDLSNAIIVSPDAGRAKTAERLATYLDLPVALMNKRRPKHNEAEITHVIGDVKGKVPIIIEDMIDTGGTLVKVIEGLAENGAKPEGILCATHAIFSHPAHERLNHPMIKEVVVTDTMPILRREELPKLKVISAAPLFAEAIDRIHTNRSISSLSLESGRM is encoded by the coding sequence GTGAAGCGACCTGTTGATGATGTGAAGATCTTCTCCGGCTCGTCCAATCCGGAGCTGGCCAAAGCGGTCTGCCGGATGCTGGGGGTGCCGCTGGGTGAAGCCAAGCTGTCGCGCTTCCAGAGCGGCGAGACGTACGTGTCGATCGGGGAGAGCGTGCGCGGGGCGGACGTGTACGTGTTTCAATCCTTTTGCCATCCCGTCAACGACCACTTTGTCGAGCTGCTGGTGATGATCGACGCGCTGAAGCGGTCATCGGCCGGCATGATTAATGTGATTTTGCCGTACTACGGTTATGCACGTCAGGAAAAGCAAGATCAGCCGCGCGAGCCGATCACTGCCAAATTGCTCGCCGACGTGCTGACCACCGTCGGGGCCGAGCGGGTGATCACGATGGATCTGCACGCTCCGGCGATCCAAGGCTTCTTCAACATCCCGGTCGATCACATGACGGCGCTCGATCTGATCGCCGACTACCTGCGCGGCAAAGACCTGAGCAACGCGATCATCGTCTCGCCGGACGCCGGACGTGCCAAGACGGCGGAGCGGCTGGCCACCTATCTCGACCTGCCTGTGGCGCTGATGAACAAGCGCCGGCCGAAACATAATGAAGCGGAGATCACCCACGTCATCGGCGACGTGAAAGGCAAAGTGCCGATCATCATTGAAGACATGATCGACACGGGCGGCACACTGGTCAAAGTCATCGAGGGGCTGGCGGAGAACGGAGCAAAGCCGGAGGGCATTCTCTGTGCGACGCATGCGATCTTTTCGCACCCGGCGCACGAGCGGCTCAATCACCCGATGATCAAGGAAGTGGTCGTCACCGACACGATGCCGATCCTGCGCCGCGAAGAGCTGCCGAAGCTGAAAGTGATCTCCGCCGCCCCGCTGTTCGCTGAAGCGATCGACCGCATCCACACCAACCGCTCGATCTCCTCGCTGTCGCTGGAATCAGGGCGAATGTGA
- a CDS encoding DUF3501 family protein: protein MTTALISKSDIVALPTYRQGRDEYVKKMIQYKKARRVRFNNDISLLFENKNTVMFQIQELLHNEDLTDPKEINEYIEIYSGMVPGENELSATLFIETDEQAALTELLTKLKGIEHHLFLVVNGEKMQAVFEEEHDDREFTTSVHYLKFPLTGTAIAYITNGSYEHEDVQIVLDHPHMNVTIPLTADTLESLAKDLT from the coding sequence ATGACAACAGCATTGATTAGCAAAAGCGACATCGTGGCGCTCCCGACGTACCGTCAAGGCCGCGACGAATATGTCAAAAAGATGATCCAGTACAAGAAGGCCCGCCGTGTGCGTTTCAACAACGACATCTCGCTCTTGTTCGAAAACAAAAACACGGTGATGTTCCAAATCCAGGAGCTCTTGCACAATGAGGATCTGACCGACCCGAAAGAGATCAACGAGTACATCGAGATCTACTCGGGGATGGTGCCGGGCGAAAACGAACTGTCGGCGACCTTGTTCATCGAAACGGATGAGCAGGCGGCGCTGACCGAGCTTTTGACCAAGCTGAAGGGCATTGAACATCACCTCTTCCTGGTCGTGAACGGTGAAAAGATGCAAGCTGTGTTCGAAGAGGAGCACGACGACCGCGAGTTCACCACCTCGGTGCACTACCTCAAGTTCCCGCTGACGGGCACCGCGATCGCCTACATCACCAACGGCTCCTATGAGCACGAAGACGTGCAGATCGTCCTCGACCACCCGCACATGAACGTGACGATCCCGCTTACGGCCGACACGCTGGAGTCGCTGGCGAAAGATCTGACCTGA
- a CDS encoding rubrerythrin family protein, with product MAYEIKGTKTADNLKTAFAGESQANRRYLFFAEKADAEGAVEVAELFRAIANGETKHAFGHFDALRNNGEGDPVTGLPVNNAKEMLASAIAGETYEYTEMYPGFAKTARDEGFDEIGEWMEVMAKAERVHAQRFQKLLDSLEA from the coding sequence ATGGCATACGAAATCAAAGGCACCAAAACGGCAGACAACCTGAAAACCGCATTTGCAGGCGAATCGCAAGCGAACCGCCGCTACCTGTTCTTCGCGGAGAAAGCGGACGCAGAAGGCGCCGTGGAAGTAGCAGAGCTGTTCCGCGCCATCGCCAACGGCGAAACCAAGCACGCATTCGGCCACTTCGACGCGCTGCGCAACAACGGCGAAGGCGACCCGGTGACCGGCCTGCCGGTAAACAACGCGAAAGAGATGCTGGCTTCTGCCATCGCTGGCGAAACCTACGAATACACCGAAATGTACCCGGGCTTTGCGAAAACCGCTCGTGACGAAGGCTTCGACGAAATCGGCGAGTGGATGGAAGTCATGGCGAAAGCGGAACGCGTGCACGCACAGCGCTTCCAGAAATTGCTCGACTCCCTCGAAGCGTAA